One window of the Balnearium lithotrophicum genome contains the following:
- a CDS encoding type II secretion system F family protein, with translation MAVFSYKGVTSKGKDVSGVIEAPTKSSAFSLLKSRGIYPTEIVEESKGEKRELFSFLKRGPKNSELIVFFKTLSTLLESGIPIVEAVDSFSEDEEKPHLKVFFKKVVNLLKEGNSLSDALKGAGLNDPVVLSLISSGEKSALISKNLLMVASLLEKREGIKSKLLQALIYPSVLLLVSFGVVIFMLFSVIPKIKAIYTTARVELPFSTKFLLTLSSIIINYYSFIVLALLLFSLLIFVLIRRNKLTFDRLKLKLPVLGELLLLSELTKFFMTFGDLLSSGISAIDSYRTALETVTNEYLKRQLFEKLSLIERGVSLSEAFSQIKFIPKVAVQILRAGESSGSLSEMSIKISNYFNEEVEQKIKILTSLLEPVTMLMVGLIIGFIVYALLLPILSISTIRPV, from the coding sequence ATGGCAGTCTTTTCCTACAAGGGAGTAACCTCTAAGGGTAAGGATGTTTCCGGAGTAATTGAAGCGCCCACTAAATCGTCTGCCTTTTCCCTCCTAAAGAGCAGGGGTATATACCCGACAGAAATTGTTGAGGAATCTAAGGGGGAGAAGAGGGAACTCTTCTCATTTTTAAAAAGAGGTCCAAAAAATAGTGAGCTGATAGTTTTTTTCAAAACTCTATCTACTCTGCTTGAATCGGGGATTCCGATAGTTGAAGCCGTTGATTCTTTTAGTGAGGATGAGGAAAAGCCCCACCTAAAGGTCTTCTTTAAAAAAGTTGTAAATCTGCTCAAAGAGGGGAATTCACTTTCAGATGCACTTAAAGGGGCTGGATTGAACGACCCCGTTGTCCTATCCCTCATCTCCTCCGGGGAAAAATCTGCACTAATTTCAAAAAACCTTTTGATGGTTGCCTCACTTTTAGAAAAGAGGGAAGGTATTAAATCAAAGCTCCTTCAGGCTCTAATCTATCCTTCGGTTTTGCTCCTTGTTTCCTTTGGAGTTGTTATTTTCATGCTCTTTTCGGTAATACCGAAAATAAAGGCAATTTATACTACTGCAAGGGTTGAACTACCCTTTAGTACAAAATTCCTCCTGACGTTGAGTAGTATTATCATAAACTACTATTCGTTTATAGTCTTAGCTCTTCTTCTCTTTTCCCTCTTAATTTTTGTCTTAATAAGGAGAAATAAGCTTACATTTGATAGATTAAAACTTAAACTTCCCGTTTTGGGGGAGCTCCTTCTACTTTCTGAGCTCACAAAGTTTTTTATGACGTTTGGGGACCTTCTATCGTCAGGAATTTCGGCCATAGATTCCTACAGGACAGCTCTTGAAACTGTAACCAATGAATACTTAAAGAGACAACTTTTTGAGAAGTTGTCCTTAATCGAAAGGGGAGTTAGTCTCTCTGAGGCCTTCTCTCAAATCAAATTCATTCCAAAAGTTGCTGTTCAAATTCTAAGGGCGGGTGAGAGTTCAGGTTCACTTTCTGAGATGAGTATTAAGATTTCCAATTACTTTAACGAGGAGGTTGAACAGAAAATAAAAATCTTGACTTCGCTTTTGGAACCTGTTACTATGTTGATGGTGGGGTTAATCATTGGTTTCATTGTTTATGCGTTACTTCTTCCTATTCTAAGCATTAGTACAATAAGACCTGTTTAG
- the gspE gene encoding type II secretion system ATPase GspE: MLRTLTESEFINLLKEKGLIPNQEFSSFKQVSGILKWNLPEVREAFLSCGFDLKDSIPEIETSIVERVPLDILRKERLVPFKEEENSVLVATDNPFNYLGLKKVEWFFSKPLKVVVVPFDEITNFFSSQEETTREVEESSYGEDILSSEEEAPAVKFINDILTLAVRAKASDIHFEPFKNKMRVRIRIDGVLKTVRELPSSKIPAVVSRLKIMANLDIAEKRLPQDGRIMIRLGGKEIDIRVSTLPTYFGERVVLRLLSKESVLYSTRELGLLPEDYEKFEKLIKNPHGIILVTGPTGSGKTTTLYASLSELNSEEINIVTVEDPVEYQLDGISQVQVKPDIGLTFVSALRSILRQDPDIIMIGEIRDTETAEIAIQSALTGHLVFSTLHTNDAPSSVTRLLDMGIEPFLVASSVIGVIAQRLVRKVCPYCKEAYTPTPEELRDLGINDYGGKFYRGRGCEYCMGTGYLGRTAIYEILTVDKDIRRYILSGKDSDEIKELAVKKGMKTLRMDGAEKVKMGVTTPEEVLRVTRG, encoded by the coding sequence ATGTTAAGGACGTTAACTGAGAGTGAATTTATTAATTTGCTGAAGGAAAAGGGACTCATTCCAAACCAGGAGTTTTCCTCCTTCAAGCAGGTTTCTGGAATTTTAAAGTGGAACCTTCCTGAGGTAAGGGAGGCTTTTCTCTCCTGTGGGTTCGATTTGAAGGATTCAATTCCCGAAATTGAAACTTCTATTGTTGAAAGGGTTCCTTTAGACATACTCAGAAAGGAGAGGTTGGTTCCCTTTAAAGAGGAGGAAAACTCTGTATTAGTCGCAACAGACAATCCCTTTAACTACTTGGGATTAAAGAAAGTAGAGTGGTTCTTTTCGAAACCCTTAAAAGTTGTTGTTGTTCCCTTTGACGAAATAACAAACTTCTTTTCCTCTCAGGAAGAAACTACAAGGGAAGTAGAGGAGAGCTCCTACGGGGAGGATATTCTCTCCTCTGAAGAGGAAGCTCCTGCCGTTAAGTTCATTAACGACATTCTGACACTTGCCGTAAGGGCAAAGGCAAGTGACATCCACTTTGAGCCCTTTAAAAATAAAATGAGGGTGAGAATCAGAATTGATGGTGTTTTAAAAACTGTGAGGGAGCTCCCCTCATCAAAAATCCCTGCCGTAGTTTCAAGGTTAAAGATAATGGCCAACTTGGACATTGCTGAAAAGAGGCTCCCTCAGGACGGTAGGATAATGATTCGTTTGGGGGGGAAGGAGATTGATATAAGGGTATCAACCCTTCCTACGTACTTTGGAGAGAGGGTTGTTTTAAGGCTCTTATCAAAGGAGAGTGTCCTCTATTCGACGAGGGAGTTGGGACTACTCCCTGAGGACTACGAAAAGTTTGAGAAACTTATAAAAAATCCCCACGGAATAATTTTAGTAACCGGTCCAACAGGTTCGGGAAAAACAACAACACTCTACGCTTCACTTTCAGAGCTAAACAGCGAGGAGATAAACATAGTAACCGTTGAGGACCCCGTCGAGTACCAGTTGGACGGAATATCGCAGGTTCAGGTAAAGCCTGACATAGGACTGACCTTTGTCTCTGCCCTGAGGAGCATCCTCCGTCAGGACCCAGACATTATAATGATTGGAGAGATAAGGGATACCGAAACGGCAGAAATAGCTATACAGTCTGCACTGACAGGCCACCTGGTCTTCTCAACTCTCCACACAAACGACGCTCCGTCCTCTGTAACGAGGCTTTTGGACATGGGAATTGAGCCGTTCTTGGTTGCCTCTTCAGTCATAGGTGTTATAGCCCAGAGGCTTGTGAGGAAGGTCTGTCCCTACTGTAAGGAAGCCTATACACCGACTCCTGAGGAGCTCAGGGATTTGGGTATTAATGACTACGGAGGTAAATTTTACAGGGGGAGGGGCTGTGAGTACTGTATGGGAACGGGATATCTCGGTAGAACGGCAATTTACGAAATACTAACGGTTGATAAGGATATCAGGCGCTACATTTTGAGTGGAAAGGACAGCGATGAAATTAAGGAGCTTGCCGTTAAGAAGGGGATGAAGACGTTAAGGATGGACGGAGCGGAAAAGGTTAAGATGGGAGTAACAACTCCAGAGGAAGTTTTAAGGGTAACAAGGGGATAA
- the gspD gene encoding type II secretion system secretin GspD: protein MRSKILVLSTLILSFVNPMSSFSQEKPKSVQVNFEDVNIKDFTKIVSQTVGKNIIIPPSLRGKITIVSPKPIPKKQFFNLFVAALDELGYQIVDYGSYIKIVRSREAARESASLAKGRLDGGDRILTYVYIPNHLKIISVEGLVRNMLSGIGRVSYVRNSNAIVITDKEKNIHKILQILNRLDRAPVKLKIALFTLKNANASDTVKVLSALLDKSFAFDISRTVPLPGRDYYHFAVDRRTNTVYLVGTEGVLERVRELLPKLDVPVSVKSGNIHIVKLRYAFADDTAKVLNNLFRGSSRSRYGLTGSVKVVSDKGSNSLIVLASPEDFSVVKRVIEGIDVKRPQVFVEVQIVEMSMDKLLQLGVEWKFLSRGEHVPFGGSLYGSLPLQPGYPSSVSPGLLLGLAKWREGTPDIGLLLNAYAKEGGVNVIATPQILTLDNEEAEINISKVIPYSTGMKYDANNNPVISYDYKDVGIVLKITPHITSSGEVKLKVYEKVEDVVGYANADQTAPITSKREAKTTVDVQDGQTLVIGGLIKSKKLTTVEKVPVLGSIPLIGNLFKKTGHQIEKTNLLVFITPHVVRNVKEENELTRNKINIYLNNIREIERSRKGVLSDLKGFGKFELDREMNFNVKDVN, encoded by the coding sequence ATGAGAAGTAAAATTTTAGTCCTAAGTACACTTATACTGTCCTTTGTGAACCCGATGAGTTCCTTTTCTCAGGAGAAACCCAAGTCCGTTCAGGTCAACTTTGAGGACGTTAATATAAAGGACTTTACAAAAATTGTCAGTCAGACTGTAGGAAAAAATATAATCATTCCTCCAAGCTTGAGGGGCAAAATTACAATAGTCTCTCCAAAACCAATTCCTAAAAAACAGTTCTTTAACCTCTTTGTTGCTGCTTTGGATGAGTTGGGTTATCAGATAGTTGACTACGGAAGCTACATTAAAATCGTAAGAAGTAGGGAGGCTGCAAGGGAATCTGCGTCGTTGGCCAAGGGCAGGTTGGACGGAGGTGACAGGATTCTAACCTACGTTTACATTCCGAACCACCTGAAAATTATAAGTGTTGAAGGGCTCGTTAGAAATATGCTGTCTGGGATAGGGAGAGTTTCTTACGTTAGAAATTCCAATGCAATAGTTATAACCGATAAGGAGAAAAATATCCACAAAATTCTCCAGATTCTTAACAGACTGGACAGAGCTCCCGTCAAGCTAAAGATAGCCTTGTTTACGTTGAAGAATGCCAATGCCAGCGATACAGTTAAGGTTCTGTCAGCCCTACTTGATAAGAGCTTTGCCTTTGATATATCAAGGACAGTTCCTCTACCGGGAAGGGACTACTACCACTTTGCAGTCGATAGGAGAACGAATACGGTTTACTTAGTTGGAACAGAGGGAGTTTTAGAGAGAGTGAGGGAGCTCCTCCCAAAACTTGACGTCCCCGTTTCTGTTAAATCTGGAAACATACACATCGTTAAACTTCGATACGCCTTTGCAGATGACACTGCTAAGGTTTTAAACAACCTCTTTAGGGGAAGTAGTAGAAGCAGGTACGGCTTGACAGGCTCTGTGAAGGTGGTTTCAGATAAGGGAAGTAACTCTCTGATAGTTTTGGCGTCTCCAGAGGACTTCTCTGTGGTCAAACGGGTAATAGAGGGAATAGATGTTAAGAGACCTCAGGTCTTTGTTGAAGTTCAGATTGTTGAAATGTCGATGGATAAGCTTCTTCAGTTGGGGGTTGAGTGGAAGTTCCTATCAAGGGGAGAACATGTTCCCTTCGGTGGAAGTCTGTACGGAAGCCTTCCTCTCCAGCCGGGATATCCATCCTCCGTTTCTCCCGGTCTTCTCTTAGGACTTGCAAAGTGGAGGGAAGGAACTCCAGATATAGGCCTCCTCTTAAATGCCTATGCTAAGGAAGGGGGAGTAAACGTTATAGCAACCCCCCAGATACTCACACTTGACAACGAAGAGGCCGAGATAAACATTTCGAAGGTAATTCCCTACTCAACAGGTATGAAGTACGATGCAAACAACAACCCTGTTATCTCCTACGACTACAAGGATGTCGGTATCGTTCTGAAGATAACTCCCCACATAACGTCGTCAGGAGAGGTAAAGCTTAAGGTCTACGAGAAAGTGGAGGATGTTGTAGGTTATGCCAATGCCGACCAGACGGCTCCAATCACATCAAAGAGGGAAGCAAAAACAACGGTTGACGTTCAGGACGGTCAAACACTTGTAATAGGAGGACTCATTAAGAGTAAAAAACTTACAACCGTTGAAAAGGTTCCCGTCCTTGGAAGTATTCCCCTAATTGGAAATCTCTTTAAAAAGACAGGTCACCAGATTGAGAAGACGAACCTCCTCGTCTTCATAACTCCCCACGTTGTTAGGAATGTGAAGGAGGAGAATGAGCTGACGAGGAATAAGATTAACATTTACTTGAACAACATTCGGGAGATAGAGAGGTCGAGGAAGGGAGTACTTTCAGATTTAAAGGGATTTGGAAAGTTTGAACTTGATAGGGAGATGAACTTTAATGTTAAGGACGTTAACTGA
- a CDS encoding PDZ domain-containing protein has protein sequence MEKFLRLINGFSLLLLASSVGVFVSSFVNYRVSLNSGVHFSNISCNKKNLSYDIFVEREGFFKSVEKLRPKTTTLEGTVSLNDYKLKGTVVNNPSLAILEKGKSTKILYEGDYFEGFKLKKIYPDRVVFSKNGKDVVLMLIKINQKKLKSSNRVVNSRGRNRFFVKRSEILEEISSGKFLRYINIVPVQNPPGLKVNYVNRNSFIYKLGIRPGDVIISINDIRIRTPEDSFSAFEKLKSADSITITVLRGGREEKLHYELE, from the coding sequence TTGGAAAAGTTTCTCCGTCTAATTAACGGGTTTTCTCTGCTTCTGTTGGCTTCATCAGTAGGAGTTTTTGTTTCATCTTTTGTTAATTACAGAGTAAGTTTAAACAGCGGTGTTCATTTTTCAAATATTTCATGTAATAAAAAAAATTTAAGTTACGACATCTTTGTTGAAAGAGAGGGATTCTTTAAGTCTGTGGAGAAATTGAGGCCTAAAACAACAACTTTAGAGGGGACCGTTTCCCTAAACGATTACAAGTTAAAGGGAACAGTAGTTAACAATCCCAGTTTAGCGATACTTGAAAAAGGTAAAAGTACGAAGATTTTGTACGAAGGGGATTACTTCGAGGGTTTTAAGCTGAAAAAAATTTATCCTGATAGGGTAGTTTTTTCTAAAAATGGTAAAGACGTTGTTCTTATGCTGATAAAGATAAATCAGAAAAAATTAAAATCCTCAAATAGAGTGGTAAACAGTCGTGGGAGAAATAGATTCTTTGTAAAGAGGTCTGAGATTCTCGAAGAAATATCATCGGGGAAGTTTTTAAGGTACATAAACATAGTTCCCGTTCAGAATCCTCCAGGTTTGAAGGTTAACTATGTTAACAGAAACAGCTTCATCTACAAGTTAGGAATAAGGCCTGGAGATGTGATAATCTCAATCAACGATATCAGGATAAGAACCCCTGAGGATTCATTTTCTGCATTTGAAAAACTGAAGAGTGCCGATTCAATTACAATAACAGTTTTAAGAGGCGGTAGAGAGGAAAAGCTTCACTACGAATTAGAATAG
- a CDS encoding CBS domain-containing protein, which translates to MRTVLTTHKNMDLDGLGALVGLKKLYPDAEVVLPDTKGEDVISVLRENPDVLEFTEESSFKEGEIDKLIVVDTDSFERIPESVKRSVTERTEIVVFDHHSKEFEVPAKVFFKETGSTSSIVTLFLKGKGVVPSPYEASLLLLGIYSDTGSFRYPSTTPMDFVAAAYLLGVGAELSFVKRYLPKELSPEELDILKVMKDNLTLLNVHGNRIGLTYGRFDRYVGEVSHLVSKLLEIRDLPALFGIFEIQGTAFLIGRSQSERIDVSKVVEPFGGGGHSEAASASIKGKTVFEILDKLKEVLFERVEPLVKAKDIMTSPPIVIPESMSVSEGRMVLMKNSINAAPVVDSEGKIVGIVTRSLLDKAVYMGLEGEKVSNVAERDFYSVSPETSIREVEEIIVEKHQSFVPVVVSGKPVGVITRTDLLVNSYRDEINELSNFYRKRVSSPPRFRNVSELIRKVLPKETFNLLREIGKIADREGVNAYIVGGFVRDLIIGRENFDIDIVVEGDATEFAKVVGRELGAKVHTFSRFKTATLVFKDGTRIDMASARTEVYKFPGALPEVDIAPLKKDLFRRDFTINTLSVKINYSDFGKLIDFFGGLKDIKDKKIRVLHSLSFVEDPTRILRALRFSVRYRFELGKHTEKLLKMAVEKKLFKTVEGQRIYHELKQILLEDNPLRVFLRLEKYRLIEELFPGLRWNREKKDTFERVRKLIIWHRINFPERKTDYHLVYLGALFFKEPLERVKSYLSSLSFPEKEGKKLLKFLDEIYGTYRALKSSNLPSEVYKTLRGREEEFLLLLAALFPDVEEKVVNFMRDWRFVEPLVSGKDIKELGLKPGPAFKEILNRIKYEIIDGRVSREDREEQYSRLKEMVVGKVSPSN; encoded by the coding sequence ATGAGAACAGTTTTGACAACCCATAAAAATATGGATTTGGACGGGCTTGGAGCTCTCGTTGGACTAAAAAAACTCTACCCGGATGCCGAGGTGGTTCTTCCCGACACGAAGGGTGAGGACGTTATCTCCGTTTTAAGGGAAAATCCCGACGTCTTGGAGTTTACAGAGGAAAGCTCCTTCAAGGAGGGAGAGATTGATAAACTCATCGTTGTAGATACTGACTCCTTTGAGAGAATCCCGGAAAGCGTAAAGAGGTCGGTTACAGAGAGGACAGAAATCGTTGTCTTTGACCACCACTCCAAGGAGTTTGAGGTTCCTGCAAAGGTCTTCTTCAAAGAGACAGGTTCAACCTCCTCGATTGTAACCCTATTCTTAAAGGGAAAGGGAGTTGTCCCCTCCCCTTACGAGGCTTCCCTCTTGCTACTTGGAATTTACTCGGATACAGGCTCTTTCAGGTATCCAAGTACAACTCCTATGGACTTTGTTGCCGCAGCCTACCTCTTAGGAGTCGGGGCAGAGCTCTCCTTTGTTAAGAGGTACCTTCCGAAGGAGCTCTCTCCGGAGGAGCTTGACATCCTGAAGGTTATGAAGGACAACCTAACTCTTTTAAACGTTCACGGAAATAGAATAGGACTAACTTACGGAAGGTTTGACAGGTACGTTGGAGAGGTTTCCCACTTAGTCAGTAAACTGCTTGAAATTAGGGACCTTCCTGCTCTCTTTGGGATTTTCGAAATTCAGGGAACAGCGTTCCTTATAGGCCGTTCCCAAAGTGAAAGGATTGACGTCTCAAAGGTTGTAGAGCCCTTTGGAGGAGGGGGGCACAGTGAAGCTGCATCTGCCTCTATTAAGGGTAAGACAGTTTTTGAGATTTTAGACAAACTGAAGGAAGTTCTCTTTGAAAGGGTAGAGCCCCTCGTTAAGGCCAAGGATATTATGACCTCCCCTCCGATAGTGATTCCCGAGAGTATGTCCGTTTCTGAGGGAAGAATGGTTCTAATGAAGAACAGCATAAATGCTGCACCCGTTGTTGATTCAGAGGGGAAAATAGTAGGAATTGTTACAAGGAGCTTGTTGGATAAGGCAGTCTATATGGGTCTTGAGGGAGAGAAGGTCTCAAACGTTGCCGAGAGGGACTTTTACAGCGTCTCCCCCGAAACATCAATCAGGGAGGTTGAGGAGATAATAGTTGAAAAGCACCAGAGCTTTGTTCCCGTTGTTGTTTCTGGTAAACCTGTGGGTGTTATTACGAGGACCGATTTACTCGTTAACTCCTACCGTGACGAAATTAACGAGCTTTCAAACTTCTACAGAAAGAGAGTTTCCTCTCCGCCAAGGTTTAGAAACGTCAGTGAACTTATAAGGAAAGTGCTTCCAAAAGAGACCTTTAACCTTCTGAGGGAAATCGGAAAAATAGCAGATAGGGAGGGAGTGAATGCTTACATCGTTGGCGGATTTGTGAGGGATTTAATAATTGGAAGAGAAAATTTCGACATTGACATTGTCGTTGAGGGAGATGCAACTGAGTTCGCAAAAGTTGTAGGAAGGGAGTTGGGGGCTAAGGTCCACACCTTCAGCAGGTTCAAAACGGCAACTCTTGTATTTAAGGATGGGACGAGAATTGATATGGCATCTGCAAGGACAGAGGTTTACAAGTTTCCCGGAGCTCTCCCTGAGGTTGACATAGCCCCTCTAAAGAAGGACCTGTTCAGAAGGGACTTTACGATAAATACACTATCAGTGAAGATTAACTACTCCGATTTTGGAAAGCTTATTGACTTCTTCGGGGGATTGAAGGACATAAAGGATAAAAAGATAAGGGTTCTCCACTCACTCTCCTTCGTTGAGGACCCAACTAGAATTTTGAGAGCTCTCAGGTTCTCCGTAAGGTACAGGTTTGAGTTAGGAAAACACACGGAAAAGCTCTTAAAGATGGCCGTTGAGAAGAAGCTCTTTAAAACGGTTGAGGGGCAGAGGATATATCACGAGCTTAAACAGATTCTGTTGGAGGACAACCCCTTAAGAGTTTTTCTAAGGCTTGAGAAGTACAGGCTTATTGAGGAGCTGTTTCCTGGTCTTAGGTGGAACAGGGAGAAGAAGGATACATTTGAGAGGGTAAGGAAGCTCATCATCTGGCACAGAATTAATTTCCCTGAGAGAAAAACAGATTACCACTTGGTCTACCTTGGAGCTCTCTTCTTTAAGGAGCCCTTAGAGAGGGTAAAGAGCTACCTGAGTTCACTCTCTTTTCCGGAAAAGGAGGGGAAAAAGCTATTAAAGTTTTTAGATGAGATATACGGAACTTACAGGGCTCTGAAGAGTTCAAATCTACCGAGTGAGGTTTACAAGACCTTGAGGGGAAGGGAGGAGGAATTCTTACTCCTTTTAGCTGCCCTCTTTCCCGATGTTGAGGAGAAGGTTGTTAACTTCATGAGGGATTGGAGGTTTGTGGAGCCCTTGGTTTCGGGAAAGGATATAAAGGAGTTGGGGCTAAAACCGGGACCTGCTTTTAAAGAAATTCTTAATAGGATAAAATACGAAATTATTGACGGTAGGGTTTCTCGGGAGGATAGGGAGGAGCAGTACTCAAGGTTAAAGGAGATGGTCGTTGGAAAAGTTTCTCCGTCTAATTAA
- the folP gene encoding dihydropteroate synthase — protein sequence MKVRIRNFKDKGEIGSYLLKLGNTTKGAEILSKKSEILLLEIDGIDTRGANILKQDAISVGGDCSVPRSASLFKIGKWKVLLMVNERELEKLLKKLKEQPFRLKELSSLIEKALENYHRESFKIEYRGKVLELSEPVVMGILNVTPDSFSDGGMFNRVDLAVKRCEEMLEEGAEIIDVGGESTRPGSEPVPEDEEIKRVIPIIEEIRKKLGDKFFISVDTYKSSVAKEALLSGADIVNDISGFRFDERMVEVVAKYNCPAVISHIKGKPKDMQKNPHYEDVMAEIIDYLETSIDMAVEKGVDREKLIVDPGIGFGKRLEDNLCILRNLNQLKVLGRPILIGASRKSFIGKVTGVEEPKKRLPGSLAAAVVAVLKGAKIVRAHDVRETVEAIKLAYEIEEVNC from the coding sequence ATGAAAGTAAGAATAAGAAACTTCAAAGACAAGGGTGAGATTGGAAGCTATTTACTGAAATTGGGCAATACAACTAAAGGTGCCGAGATTCTTTCAAAAAAGTCTGAAATTCTTCTGTTGGAAATAGACGGAATAGACACAAGAGGAGCAAACATCTTAAAGCAGGATGCAATTTCTGTAGGTGGGGACTGTTCAGTCCCAAGAAGTGCCTCACTCTTCAAGATAGGGAAGTGGAAGGTTCTCCTGATGGTAAATGAGAGGGAGTTGGAAAAGCTCCTTAAAAAATTAAAGGAGCAGCCCTTTAGGCTGAAGGAGCTCTCCTCCTTAATAGAGAAGGCCCTTGAAAACTACCACAGGGAAAGCTTCAAAATAGAGTATAGGGGAAAAGTACTTGAACTTTCAGAGCCTGTTGTGATGGGAATTCTAAACGTAACTCCAGACTCCTTTTCAGATGGAGGAATGTTTAACAGGGTTGACCTGGCAGTTAAGAGGTGTGAGGAGATGTTGGAGGAGGGGGCAGAAATTATTGACGTTGGAGGAGAGTCAACAAGACCGGGCTCTGAACCCGTTCCAGAGGATGAGGAAATAAAAAGAGTCATCCCTATAATTGAGGAAATAAGGAAAAAGTTAGGGGACAAATTTTTCATTTCTGTTGATACCTATAAGAGCTCCGTTGCAAAAGAGGCACTCCTTTCGGGAGCCGATATTGTAAACGACATAAGTGGATTCAGGTTTGATGAGAGAATGGTTGAAGTGGTGGCTAAGTACAACTGTCCTGCAGTTATTTCCCACATAAAGGGAAAGCCCAAGGACATGCAGAAGAACCCCCACTACGAAGACGTAATGGCAGAAATTATCGACTACTTAGAAACCTCAATAGATATGGCTGTAGAGAAAGGAGTTGACAGGGAAAAGCTGATAGTAGACCCCGGAATAGGTTTTGGGAAGAGGTTAGAGGATAACCTCTGCATTTTGAGGAATCTTAACCAACTGAAGGTTCTCGGAAGACCTATCCTTATTGGAGCATCAAGAAAGAGTTTTATTGGAAAAGTAACCGGTGTTGAAGAACCAAAAAAGAGGCTACCGGGCAGTTTAGCCGCAGCAGTTGTTGCTGTCCTTAAGGGAGCAAAAATAGTAAGGGCTCACGACGTAAGGGAAACTGTAGAAGCGATAAAGTTAGCCTACGAAATAGAGGAAGTAAATTGTTAG
- the cdaA gene encoding diadenylate cyclase CdaA, with the protein MLEFLPKLSITDVLDIVVVSAILYWILLSLSKTRVVQVLIGLLFLLVLGVVAKLLHLYTLSFLFNGVITVGTFGLIVIFQPEIRRLLAKFGESRFGILSADEESERIIEEIVRAAAVMSEDRIGALIVIEREIDVDNYIESGTVLDAKVSKELLITIFWPGTPLHDGAVVVKKNRIYKAGAFLPLTLNPNLPQTVGTRHRAAIGISEETDAVTVVVSEETGAISVSYSGKLIKDIDPQKLKKVLTGLLIRTPQKDNRFRFLKRKFHEENL; encoded by the coding sequence TTGTTAGAGTTCCTTCCGAAACTCTCTATTACAGATGTTTTAGACATAGTTGTAGTCTCTGCAATTCTCTACTGGATTCTTTTGAGTCTGTCGAAAACAAGGGTCGTTCAGGTTCTCATAGGACTTCTCTTCCTCTTAGTACTTGGAGTCGTTGCAAAGCTTCTCCACCTATACACTCTCTCATTTCTCTTTAACGGAGTGATAACAGTTGGAACCTTTGGACTCATAGTCATATTCCAGCCAGAAATCAGGAGGCTTTTAGCAAAGTTTGGTGAGAGCAGGTTCGGAATCCTATCCGCCGATGAGGAATCGGAGAGGATAATTGAGGAAATTGTCAGGGCGGCAGCTGTAATGTCTGAGGATAGAATTGGAGCTCTCATAGTTATTGAGAGGGAGATTGACGTTGATAACTACATTGAATCCGGTACAGTTCTTGATGCAAAGGTTTCAAAGGAACTTCTAATAACAATCTTTTGGCCTGGAACTCCCCTTCACGACGGAGCTGTAGTTGTAAAGAAGAACAGAATTTACAAGGCAGGTGCATTCCTTCCACTGACGTTAAACCCAAACCTTCCGCAGACGGTTGGAACGAGACACAGGGCAGCCATCGGTATAAGTGAGGAAACAGACGCAGTAACCGTTGTTGTTTCTGAGGAAACTGGAGCAATATCGGTTTCCTACTCAGGTAAGCTCATAAAGGACATTGACCCCCAAAAACTCAAAAAGGTTCTAACGGGACTCCTAATAAGAACACCACAGAAGGATAACAGATTCAGGTTTCTAAAGAGGAAGTTTCATGAAGAGAATCTATGA